The Isosphaera pallida ATCC 43644 genome includes a window with the following:
- the pckA gene encoding phosphoenolpyruvate carboxykinase (ATP): MDLSDYELKVAQVVRNATPARLYEMAIRDGDAVIATSGALATRSGDKTGRSPKDKRIVRHPDSERDIWWGDVNIEIDEKTFLINRQRAVDYLNTRSKLYVVDGFAGADPHYRLKIRVICTNAYHALFMHNMLIRPTAQELAHFGSPDFVIYNAGAFPANRLTTHMTSPTSVDLSFERKELVILGTQYAGEMKKGVFTVMNYLMPKIGVLSMHCSANEGQAGDVTLFFGLSGTGKTTLSADPHRALIGDDEHCWTDRGIFNIEGGCYAKVIHLSPETEPEIYQAIRYGAVLENVVYDESTHEVNYDDATITENTRAAYPIDFIPRAKLSGIGDHPRHLIFLTCDAFGVLPPVARLAPEQAMYHFISGYTAKVAGTEVGVTTPTATFSACFGAAFLVWHPFKYAELLAQRIKAHGTQAWLVNTGWSGGGPGVGSRMKIATTRAIIDAIHTGTLDRAPTQHDPRLNLDVPTVCPGVPEEALIPRRSWADPAAYDQAADHLARLFATNFAKYADGCSPEVRAAGPKVSG; the protein is encoded by the coding sequence ATGGATCTTTCCGACTACGAATTGAAGGTGGCTCAGGTGGTGCGCAACGCCACCCCCGCCCGGTTGTATGAAATGGCGATCAGGGATGGCGATGCGGTCATCGCCACCTCCGGAGCACTGGCGACCCGCTCGGGCGACAAGACCGGACGAAGCCCCAAGGACAAGCGGATCGTGCGCCACCCCGATTCGGAACGGGATATCTGGTGGGGCGACGTCAATATCGAGATTGACGAAAAAACCTTCCTTATCAATCGCCAACGGGCGGTGGACTACCTCAACACCCGTTCCAAGCTCTACGTGGTGGATGGCTTCGCCGGAGCCGACCCCCACTACCGACTCAAAATTCGGGTGATCTGCACCAATGCCTATCACGCGCTGTTCATGCACAACATGCTGATACGGCCCACGGCCCAGGAGCTGGCCCACTTCGGCAGCCCTGACTTTGTGATCTACAACGCTGGGGCGTTCCCGGCCAACCGTTTGACCACCCACATGACCTCGCCGACTAGCGTGGACCTGTCCTTTGAGCGCAAGGAACTGGTGATTTTGGGCACCCAGTACGCCGGGGAGATGAAAAAAGGGGTCTTCACGGTGATGAACTACCTGATGCCCAAAATCGGGGTGCTATCGATGCACTGCTCGGCCAACGAGGGACAAGCCGGGGACGTGACCCTGTTTTTCGGCCTGTCGGGGACCGGCAAAACCACCCTCTCGGCCGATCCACATCGGGCGTTGATCGGCGACGACGAGCATTGCTGGACCGATCGGGGGATTTTCAACATTGAAGGCGGGTGCTACGCCAAGGTGATCCACCTCTCTCCCGAGACCGAGCCGGAGATCTACCAGGCTATCCGCTATGGGGCGGTGCTGGAGAACGTGGTGTACGACGAATCGACCCATGAGGTCAACTACGACGACGCGACCATCACCGAGAACACCCGCGCGGCCTACCCGATCGACTTCATCCCCCGGGCGAAACTCTCGGGGATCGGCGACCACCCCCGTCACCTCATCTTCCTGACCTGCGACGCCTTCGGAGTGCTGCCGCCGGTGGCTCGGCTGGCCCCTGAGCAGGCGATGTATCATTTCATCTCCGGCTACACCGCCAAGGTCGCCGGAACCGAGGTGGGCGTGACCACCCCCACGGCCACCTTCTCGGCCTGCTTCGGGGCGGCCTTCCTCGTCTGGCACCCCTTCAAGTACGCCGAACTGCTGGCCCAGAGGATCAAAGCCCACGGCACGCAAGCCTGGCTCGTCAACACCGGTTGGTCTGGCGGCGGCCCGGGCGTGGGCTCGCGGATGAAAATCGCCACCACCCGCGCCATCATCGACGCGATCCACACCGGCACGCTCGATCGCGCCCCCACCCAACACGACCCGCGGCTCAACCTGGACGTGCCGACCGTCTGCCCCGGCGTCCCCGAGGAGGCCCTGATTCCCCGCCGCAGCTGGGCCGACCCCGCCGCCTACGACCAGGCCGCCGACCACCTCGCCCGGCTCTTCGCCACCAACTTCGCCAAGTACGCCGACGGGTGCTCCCCCGAAGTCCGCGCGGCTGGTCCCAAGGTCAGCGGCTAA